From the Clostridium putrefaciens genome, one window contains:
- the dtd gene encoding D-aminoacyl-tRNA deacylase — MRAVVQRVTSSSVSVDGKIISNINMGLNVLLGISIDDTIEDAKYLKDKISNLRIFEDENGKLNKSLMEVKGDILIISQFTLYGDCTRGRRPSFIKALSGKEAEKLYEYFISLFKEEDLNVGTGIFGADMKVSIENDGPVTLILESKKTF; from the coding sequence TTGAGAGCTGTAGTTCAAAGAGTAACGAGTTCTAGTGTATCTGTAGATGGAAAAATCATATCAAATATTAATATGGGACTTAATGTATTACTTGGTATTTCCATAGATGACACCATAGAAGATGCAAAATATTTAAAAGATAAAATATCCAACCTTAGAATTTTTGAAGATGAGAATGGTAAGCTTAACAAATCCTTAATGGAAGTTAAGGGAGATATTCTTATAATTTCTCAATTTACTTTATATGGAGATTGCACAAGAGGTAGAAGACCTAGCTTTATTAAAGCTTTGTCTGGAAAAGAAGCAGAAAAGTTATATGAATACTTTATTTCTCTTTTTAAAGAGGAAGATTTAAATGTGGGTACTGGAATTTTTGGAGCAGATATGAAAGTATCTATTGAAAATGATGGACCTGTTACTTTAATATTAGAAAGTAAAAAGACTTTTTAA
- a CDS encoding metal-sensitive transcriptional regulator, whose product MEDRSDDLKKDIYVRLRRIEGQVKGIQNMVEKEACCKDMLVQIAAVRAAINKVGGLMLENYAINCMDLEKNKENNDKIENLVSTLLMFLK is encoded by the coding sequence ATGGAAGATAGAAGTGATGATTTAAAAAAAGATATATATGTACGATTAAGAAGAATTGAAGGTCAAGTAAAAGGAATACAGAATATGGTGGAGAAGGAAGCCTGTTGCAAGGATATGTTAGTGCAAATTGCTGCTGTTAGAGCGGCTATAAATAAGGTAGGTGGGCTCATGCTGGAGAACTATGCAATAAACTGTATGGACTTAGAAAAAAATAAGGAAAATAATGATAAGATTGAAAATTTAGTCAGTACACTTTTAATGTTTTTGAAATAG
- the aspS gene encoding aspartate--tRNA ligase has translation MSEALNGLKRTKMCGELREENIGETITIMGWVQRKRNLGGLLFMDLRDRTGMLQVVFKEDVAEEVAIKGDVIRPEYCIAVTGVVVKRESINANMPTGMVELNVENIKILSESETPPIYIKENLDAAESIRLKYRYLDLRRPDMQSIFYIRHKASKAIRDFLDKEGFLEIETPMLTKSTPEGARDYLVPSRNYEGMFYALPQSPQLFKQLLMVSGFDRYFQIVKCFRDEDLRSNRQPEFTQVDLEMSFVEVDDIMTLNERLISKVFKEVLDVDVEIPFKRLTYKDAMERYGSDKPDLRFGMEIKDISSVVKDSEFKVFKDAFEIKGSVRALCVKGGSSMGRKDIDRLGEFVKTYKAKGLAWISLKDEEIKSQISKFLSEDELNGIIQSVEGKPGDLILIVADKNSVVFQALGALRLEIAKKLEILKDNKEFNFSWVTEFPLVEYNEEENRFQAAHHPFTSPMDEDIKYLESDPGRVRAKAYDMVLNGEELGGGSIRIHDSKLQERMFNVLGFTSESAWERFGFLLEAFKFGPPPHGGLAFGLDRIVMFMAGTDNIKDVIAFPKNQNAFCPLTEAPNVVDLKQLNELGITLIK, from the coding sequence ATGAGCGAGGCTTTAAATGGACTTAAACGCACAAAAATGTGTGGAGAGTTAAGAGAAGAAAATATAGGTGAAACTATTACTATTATGGGATGGGTTCAAAGAAAGAGAAATCTAGGTGGACTACTTTTTATGGACCTAAGAGATAGAACAGGCATGCTTCAGGTGGTTTTCAAAGAAGATGTAGCTGAGGAAGTAGCTATAAAAGGAGATGTCATAAGACCAGAATATTGTATTGCAGTAACAGGAGTAGTTGTAAAAAGAGAATCAATAAATGCTAACATGCCTACAGGAATGGTGGAACTTAATGTAGAAAATATAAAGATATTATCTGAATCAGAAACACCACCTATATATATAAAAGAAAATTTAGATGCTGCAGAATCTATAAGATTAAAGTATAGATACTTAGATCTTAGAAGACCTGATATGCAGAGTATATTTTATATAAGACATAAAGCATCTAAAGCTATAAGAGACTTTTTAGATAAAGAAGGATTTTTAGAGATAGAGACTCCAATGCTTACTAAAAGCACTCCAGAAGGTGCAAGAGACTACCTAGTACCTAGTAGAAACTATGAAGGCATGTTTTATGCATTACCTCAATCGCCACAGTTATTTAAGCAATTATTAATGGTGTCAGGTTTTGATAGATATTTCCAAATAGTTAAGTGTTTTAGAGATGAAGATTTAAGATCTAACAGGCAACCTGAATTCACCCAAGTAGACCTTGAGATGTCATTTGTTGAAGTAGATGATATTATGACACTAAATGAAAGATTAATATCAAAAGTTTTTAAGGAAGTTTTAGATGTAGATGTAGAAATACCTTTTAAAAGACTTACATACAAGGATGCTATGGAAAGGTACGGATCAGATAAACCAGATTTAAGATTTGGTATGGAGATAAAAGACATAAGTTCAGTAGTAAAAGATTCAGAGTTTAAAGTGTTTAAAGATGCTTTTGAAATAAAAGGTTCAGTAAGAGCACTTTGTGTAAAAGGCGGATCTTCTATGGGAAGAAAAGATATAGATAGATTAGGAGAGTTTGTAAAGACTTATAAGGCAAAAGGACTTGCATGGATATCGTTAAAGGATGAAGAAATAAAATCTCAAATATCTAAATTTTTAAGTGAAGATGAATTAAATGGAATAATACAATCTGTAGAAGGAAAACCTGGAGATTTAATATTAATTGTAGCAGATAAAAATTCTGTGGTATTTCAAGCTTTAGGAGCTTTAAGATTAGAAATTGCTAAAAAACTTGAAATATTAAAAGATAATAAAGAATTTAACTTTTCATGGGTTACAGAGTTCCCACTTGTGGAATATAACGAAGAAGAAAATAGATTTCAGGCAGCACACCACCCATTCACATCTCCAATGGATGAGGATATAAAGTATCTAGAATCAGATCCTGGTAGAGTTAGAGCTAAAGCTTATGATATGGTTCTTAATGGGGAAGAATTAGGTGGAGGAAGTATAAGAATACATGATTCTAAGCTTCAAGAAAGAATGTTTAATGTTTTAGGATTTACTAGCGAAAGCGCATGGGAAAGATTTGGATTCTTATTAGAAGCCTTTAAATTTGGACCACCGCCTCATGGTGGATTAGCTTTTGGTCTTGATAGAATAGTTATGTTTATGGCAGGAACAGATAATATAAAAGATGTTATTGCTTTTCCTAAAAATCAAAATGCATTCTGTCCACTTACAGAAGCACCAAATGTGGTGGATTTAAAGCAACTTAATGAACTTGGAATAACATTAATTAAATAA
- a CDS encoding DHH family phosphoesterase, which translates to MHKNGENIYSSKQWCEYDPFMFNDMKFSIDRLVNAINERQKIVVYGSSELDSIFGVSLLLLVLKYLNADVEYYISEDISENCKLDSEVIKNHIKFLGADVLISVGCLVESKEQELWCKNMDLDIIIADNRPENDYDCFLVLNPNVRDSNYKEKDLSNCGVVFKLCQAIASYYNMKSINKYIDLVMLGTIASGKEIKGENKIIYEAGLKYLTHTNNYGLKALLKYHNIREFNKENLTKIVFLLTPTLNAIGRMDNARIVVELLTTEEPYRAVQISKYLSKEVNNSILNA; encoded by the coding sequence ATGCACAAAAATGGAGAAAATATATATAGCTCGAAACAATGGTGTGAATATGATCCATTTATGTTTAATGATATGAAGTTTAGCATTGATAGGTTAGTGAATGCCATTAATGAGCGACAAAAAATAGTAGTATATGGTTCTTCAGAATTAGATAGTATATTTGGGGTATCCTTGTTACTGTTAGTTTTAAAATATTTAAATGCAGATGTAGAGTATTATATTTCAGAAGATATTAGTGAAAACTGTAAATTAGACAGTGAAGTTATAAAAAATCATATAAAATTTTTAGGCGCAGATGTATTAATATCAGTAGGCTGTTTAGTTGAATCGAAGGAACAAGAATTATGGTGTAAAAATATGGACCTTGATATTATTATCGCAGATAATAGACCTGAAAATGATTATGACTGCTTCCTGGTATTAAACCCTAATGTAAGGGATTCTAATTATAAAGAAAAGGATCTTTCTAATTGTGGAGTGGTTTTTAAGTTATGCCAAGCCATAGCTAGTTATTATAATATGAAAAGTATAAATAAGTACATAGACCTAGTTATGCTTGGAACAATAGCTTCAGGAAAAGAAATTAAGGGCGAAAATAAAATAATATATGAAGCAGGATTAAAATACCTTACTCATACAAATAATTATGGGTTAAAGGCGTTATTAAAATATCATAACATTCGAGAATTTAACAAAGAAAACTTGACAAAGATAGTCTTTTTATTAACACCAACGTTAAACGCTATAGGTAGAATGGATAATGCTAGAATTGTTGTAGAGCTTTTAACTACAGAGGAACCATATAGAGCTGTACAGATATCTAAGTATTTGAGTAAAGAGGTAAACAATAGCATTTTAAATGCGTAA
- a CDS encoding coproporphyrinogen III oxidase encodes MSINIKLNNMDYRYEVYQIVSLFHSLEEITFSKIEEIKLSKIEKSFCIDIEEKFMEISGEGSTKNFEFNEEDIKKNQIKRYIYSYFSKLYSVELPWGTLIGIRPSKIALNLIKQGYSEEEIIEYFHHKFLVKENKVKLCINVAKHERNFINTNKNNISIYLGMPFCPTRCLYCSFTSNPISGNKSLVEPYIKALAKEIKELSHFIKLKDLNINTIYFGGGTPTAVCDTDFEYVMKNIYENLIRDFNVTEFTVECGRPDSITKAKLETMKSYLVDRISINPQTMNDNTLKIIGRNHSVEDVIDKFNMARNLGFDNINMDIILGLPGEKSKDVNHTLDVIKSIAPESITVHGLSVKRASKLYEDLKLKRIYEIASQDEITKMYDGTKVVAEGLGMSPYYMYRQKNMPCNMENVGYSVLGKECIYNMQIIEERQTIIALGADAVSKVVFLDENRIERFANIKDIGEYINRIDEIIEKKKALLETLYK; translated from the coding sequence ATGAGTATTAATATAAAACTAAATAATATGGATTATAGATATGAAGTTTATCAAATTGTGAGTTTGTTCCATAGCCTAGAAGAAATTACTTTCTCTAAAATAGAGGAAATAAAACTTTCTAAAATAGAAAAAAGCTTTTGTATAGATATAGAAGAAAAGTTTATGGAGATATCAGGGGAAGGCTCAACTAAAAACTTTGAATTTAATGAAGAAGATATCAAAAAGAATCAGATAAAAAGATATATTTACAGTTATTTCAGTAAATTATATTCAGTGGAATTACCTTGGGGTACATTAATAGGAATTAGACCTAGTAAGATAGCATTAAATTTGATTAAACAAGGATATTCAGAAGAAGAAATAATTGAATATTTTCATCATAAGTTTCTGGTTAAAGAAAATAAGGTTAAGCTTTGCATAAATGTTGCAAAGCATGAGAGAAACTTTATAAATACAAATAAAAACAATATTAGCATATACCTAGGTATGCCATTTTGCCCTACTAGATGCCTGTATTGTTCATTTACATCTAATCCTATATCAGGGAATAAAAGTTTAGTAGAGCCCTATATAAAAGCTTTGGCAAAGGAAATAAAAGAGTTATCTCATTTTATAAAGTTAAAAGATCTTAATATTAATACCATATATTTTGGGGGTGGAACACCAACAGCTGTTTGTGATACTGATTTCGAATATGTAATGAAAAATATATATGAAAATTTAATTAGGGATTTTAACGTAACAGAATTCACTGTTGAATGTGGAAGGCCAGATTCTATAACAAAAGCTAAGTTAGAAACAATGAAAAGCTATTTAGTGGATAGGATTAGTATAAATCCCCAAACAATGAACGATAATACACTTAAGATTATAGGTCGAAATCACTCGGTAGAAGATGTTATAGATAAATTTAATATGGCTAGAAATTTAGGGTTTGATAATATAAACATGGATATAATTTTAGGACTTCCAGGAGAAAAGTCAAAGGATGTTAACCATACCTTGGATGTTATAAAAAGTATAGCACCAGAAAGTATAACGGTTCATGGACTTTCAGTAAAAAGAGCTTCAAAGCTATATGAAGATCTAAAATTAAAAAGGATTTATGAAATTGCAAGTCAAGATGAAATCACAAAAATGTATGATGGAACAAAGGTTGTAGCAGAAGGTTTAGGTATGAGTCCTTACTATATGTATAGGCAAAAAAATATGCCTTGTAACATGGAAAATGTAGGTTACAGCGTTTTGGGTAAAGAGTGCATATACAACATGCAAATCATTGAAGAAAGACAGACTATAATTGCCCTAGGAGCAGATGCCGTTTCAAAGGTAGTGTTTTTAGATGAAAACAGAATTGAAAGATTTGCAAATATAAAAGATATAGGGGAATATATAAATAGAATTGATGAAATTATAGAAAAAAAGAAGGCTTTATTAGAAACCCTATATAAATAA
- the hisS gene encoding histidine--tRNA ligase — MNIKAPKGTKDMLPQDAYKWHYITDTLSNIAENYGYREIRTPIFEHTELFTRGVGETTDVVQKEMYTFEDKAKRSITLKPEGTAPTVRAFIESALYSETQPTKMYYFTPVFRYENVQKGRLRQHHQFGVEAFGVSGASLDAEIISIAMNAYENFGIKGLKLKINSIGCPVCRERYNEVLKEFLKENLEELCDTCKTRYSRNPMRILDCKEESCKVITKNAPVILEYICDECKIHFEDLKLHLEAVGIKYQIDHYIVRGLDYYSKTVFEIVNDNITVCGGGRYDYLIEQINGPKMPAVGFGMGMERLLMTLDEEGIEIPKPVIINMYVGSIGEESNLESYKITYKLRQQGIKAECDHLKRSVKAQMRYANKMGAEYTMILGENELKENKVKIKRMSDGEQFNVELNNIDAIIDTMKNNLQ; from the coding sequence ATAAATATAAAGGCACCAAAAGGAACAAAGGATATGTTGCCACAGGATGCATATAAGTGGCACTATATAACAGACACTCTTTCAAATATAGCAGAGAATTATGGATATAGAGAGATAAGAACACCTATATTTGAGCACACAGAACTTTTTACAAGGGGTGTTGGAGAAACCACAGATGTAGTTCAAAAAGAGATGTATACCTTTGAAGATAAGGCTAAAAGAAGTATAACACTAAAACCAGAAGGTACTGCACCCACTGTAAGAGCATTTATAGAAAGTGCATTATATAGTGAAACTCAACCTACAAAAATGTATTATTTTACCCCTGTATTTAGGTATGAAAATGTACAAAAAGGAAGACTTAGACAGCATCATCAATTTGGAGTTGAAGCCTTTGGAGTATCAGGAGCATCCTTGGATGCTGAAATTATAAGTATTGCTATGAATGCTTATGAGAACTTTGGGATAAAAGGGTTAAAGCTGAAGATAAATAGTATAGGATGCCCAGTTTGTAGGGAAAGGTATAATGAAGTATTAAAAGAATTCTTAAAAGAAAACTTAGAAGAACTATGTGATACCTGTAAGACTCGTTATAGCAGGAATCCTATGAGAATTCTAGATTGCAAAGAAGAAAGCTGCAAGGTAATAACAAAGAATGCTCCTGTTATATTAGAATATATTTGTGATGAATGTAAGATACATTTTGAGGACCTAAAACTTCACTTAGAGGCTGTAGGTATAAAGTATCAAATAGATCATTATATAGTAAGAGGGCTTGATTATTATAGTAAAACAGTATTTGAAATTGTAAATGATAATATTACTGTATGTGGTGGAGGACGTTATGATTATTTGATAGAACAAATTAATGGTCCTAAGATGCCAGCAGTAGGTTTTGGAATGGGTATGGAAAGACTACTTATGACATTAGATGAAGAGGGCATAGAAATACCAAAACCTGTGATTATTAATATGTATGTAGGATCTATTGGGGAAGAGTCAAATTTAGAATCATATAAAATAACCTATAAATTAAGGCAACAAGGCATTAAAGCCGAATGTGATCATCTAAAAAGAAGCGTTAAAGCTCAGATGAGATATGCTAATAAAATGGGTGCTGAGTATACAATGATACTTGGGGAAAATGAACTTAAAGAAAATAAGGTTAAGATTAAAAGAATGAGTGATGGTGAACAGTTTAATGTAGAATTAAACAATATAGATGCAATTATTGACACAATGAAAAATAACTTACAGTAG
- a CDS encoding adenine phosphoribosyltransferase — protein MNFKEKIRVIENFPKEGISFKDITTLIGDGESLKATIDSIVDHLRDKNIDVIVGPEARGFIFGVPVAYALGVGFVPIRKKGKLPYETISEEYNLEYGSDILQIHKDSIKPGQRVAIIDDLLATGGTICSVAKLVENTGGEVQAIDFVIELTDLKGRDKLKGYDVMSLVKYDI, from the coding sequence ATGAACTTTAAAGAAAAAATAAGAGTAATAGAAAATTTTCCAAAGGAAGGTATAAGCTTTAAGGATATAACAACGTTAATAGGCGATGGTGAATCTTTAAAAGCTACAATAGATAGTATTGTAGATCATTTAAGAGATAAAAACATTGATGTTATAGTAGGTCCTGAAGCTAGAGGATTTATATTCGGAGTTCCGGTTGCCTATGCTTTAGGAGTTGGATTTGTACCTATTAGGAAAAAAGGGAAATTACCTTATGAAACTATAAGTGAAGAGTATAACTTAGAATATGGAAGTGACATATTACAAATTCATAAAGATTCTATAAAACCAGGACAAAGAGTGGCAATAATAGATGATTTACTTGCTACAGGTGGAACTATATGTTCTGTAGCTAAATTAGTAGAAAATACGGGTGGGGAAGTCCAGGCTATAGATTTTGTAATTGAACTTACAGATTTAAAAGGGAGAGATAAGCTTAAAGGTTACGATGTTATGTCTTTAGTAAAATATGATATATAG
- a CDS encoding RelA/SpoT family protein, producing the protein MLEKLMRKIEKNSNIVDKEFIEKAYNLANYAHEKQRRESGEPYIVHPVEVACILAGFGMDENTIAAGLLHDVIEDTDYSFEDIEREFNKEVAILVDGVTKLGKIKYKTKEEQQADNVRKMLLAMTKDIRVILIKLADRLHNMRTLRYMPVEKQKEKAKETFDIYAPLAHRLGMFKIKWELEDLAFRYINPNEYYDLVRRIAEKRIEREEYISTIISDLSNRLENASIESDIEGRPKHFYSIYRKMVNKNKTIDQIFDLTAIRILVDNIKDCYAVLGIVHTVYKPIPGRFKDYIAMPKPNMYQSLHTTVIGPQGKTFEIQIRTFEMHKTAEYGIAAHWKYKEGDKGQGEGGDLDSKFSWLRDMLEWQKETSDAEEFMEGFKIDLFSDEVFVFTPKGEVINLPYDSTPIDFAYRIHTDIGNKCIGSKVNGNMVPLDYKLKTGEIVEVLTSSTPKGPSIDWLNIAKSNQAKSKIRAWFKKEKREENVSKGKEILEKESKKQGYNFGEIAKGEIFDKVLKRYNFNNIDDLFAAVGMGVIVPSTVVIKLKEGTSNNSSSALESLQSKITEDNISHHDEKPMNDKGYGITVKGLTNVLVRFAKCCNPVPGDGIIGYITKGRGISVHRSDCKNIKSMDEDDDGKFIEVEWGNNRIDGYISEVQLKAEDRSGLLSDVMVVIVESKMNLHAINAKSIKGNIATINVRLKINDIEQLKEFMKKVKKIQGVIEVYRKKY; encoded by the coding sequence ATGCTAGAAAAATTAATGAGGAAAATTGAAAAGAATTCTAATATTGTAGATAAGGAATTTATAGAAAAGGCTTATAACTTGGCTAATTATGCTCATGAAAAGCAAAGAAGGGAATCAGGTGAACCTTACATAGTTCATCCAGTGGAGGTTGCGTGCATTTTAGCAGGTTTTGGTATGGATGAAAATACTATAGCAGCTGGATTACTTCATGATGTTATAGAAGATACAGACTATAGTTTTGAAGATATTGAAAGAGAATTTAATAAAGAAGTGGCGATTTTGGTAGACGGTGTCACAAAACTTGGAAAGATAAAATATAAAACTAAAGAAGAGCAACAAGCTGATAATGTAAGAAAAATGCTTCTTGCTATGACGAAAGACATAAGGGTTATCCTCATAAAACTAGCAGATAGATTGCATAATATGCGTACACTTAGATATATGCCTGTAGAAAAACAAAAAGAAAAGGCAAAAGAAACCTTTGATATATATGCACCATTGGCCCATAGACTTGGAATGTTTAAAATAAAGTGGGAATTAGAGGATTTAGCATTTAGATATATAAACCCTAATGAATATTATGATTTAGTTAGACGTATAGCTGAAAAGAGAATTGAAAGAGAAGAGTACATTAGTACTATAATATCGGATCTTAGTAATAGGCTAGAAAATGCATCCATTGAATCAGATATCGAGGGAAGACCAAAGCATTTTTATAGTATATACAGAAAGATGGTTAATAAAAATAAAACTATTGATCAAATATTTGATTTAACTGCTATAAGAATACTAGTAGATAATATAAAAGATTGCTATGCAGTTTTAGGTATAGTTCACACTGTATATAAACCTATACCAGGAAGATTTAAAGATTATATAGCTATGCCTAAACCTAATATGTATCAATCTCTTCATACAACTGTAATAGGACCTCAAGGAAAAACTTTTGAAATACAAATAAGGACATTTGAGATGCATAAGACTGCAGAATACGGTATAGCAGCTCATTGGAAGTATAAAGAAGGAGATAAAGGTCAAGGTGAGGGTGGCGATTTAGATTCAAAATTTTCTTGGCTTAGAGATATGTTAGAATGGCAAAAAGAAACTTCAGATGCAGAAGAATTTATGGAAGGATTTAAAATAGATTTATTTTCAGATGAAGTTTTTGTATTCACACCTAAGGGTGAAGTTATAAATTTACCTTATGATTCAACACCTATAGATTTCGCTTATAGAATCCATACAGATATCGGTAATAAGTGTATAGGATCTAAGGTAAATGGAAATATGGTACCACTTGATTATAAACTTAAAACAGGTGAGATAGTTGAAGTTTTAACTTCATCTACACCTAAGGGACCTAGTATTGACTGGCTGAACATAGCAAAAAGCAATCAAGCAAAAAGCAAGATAAGAGCATGGTTCAAAAAAGAAAAAAGAGAAGAAAATGTATCAAAAGGTAAAGAGATACTTGAAAAGGAATCTAAAAAGCAAGGATATAACTTTGGAGAGATTGCTAAAGGTGAAATTTTTGATAAGGTATTAAAAAGATATAATTTTAATAATATAGATGATTTATTTGCAGCTGTTGGTATGGGGGTAATTGTACCGTCTACTGTAGTTATAAAATTAAAAGAAGGAACATCTAATAATAGCAGTAGTGCTCTAGAAAGCTTACAATCAAAAATTACAGAGGATAATATAAGTCATCATGATGAAAAGCCTATGAATGATAAAGGGTATGGAATAACAGTAAAAGGGCTTACGAATGTATTAGTACGTTTTGCTAAATGTTGTAATCCAGTTCCAGGTGACGGTATAATAGGTTATATAACTAAAGGAAGAGGAATATCGGTACATAGATCAGATTGCAAAAATATAAAAAGTATGGACGAAGATGATGATGGAAAGTTTATAGAAGTAGAGTGGGGAAATAATAGAATTGATGGGTATATATCAGAGGTACAACTAAAAGCTGAAGATAGAAGCGGTCTATTATCAGATGTTATGGTTGTAATTGTAGAATCTAAAATGAATTTGCATGCAATTAATGCTAAATCTATTAAAGGCAATATAGCAACTATAAATGTAAGATTAAAAATAAATGATATTGAACAACTTAAAGAATTTATGAAAAAGGTTAAAAAGATACAAGGGGTTATTGAAGTATATAGAAAAAAATACTAA
- the secF gene encoding protein translocase subunit SecF yields the protein MLKIIEKSKIWFSISIVLIVISIFSLAINGLNFGIDFKGGTKVLIDFRKDFSKLEVEEEIIKRYANDAVATKVEGSQLEIKSNNLDTEKVSEMFKEIKDKYSLEDSALVSQEEIGASIGKELTKKSIIALLVATIGMLVYVRIRFELSFALAAILALFHDVIITLGIYSVFKLPVNSPFIAAILTIVGYSINDTIVIFDRIRENLKIMRRKDIREVADASINQTLTRSINTVLTTLITIVSVYIFVPAVREFTFPITIGILWGSYSSIFVASPLWVVFKRKFNK from the coding sequence GTGCTTAAGATAATAGAAAAGAGTAAGATATGGTTTTCTATATCTATAGTGTTAATAGTTATAAGTATATTTTCTTTAGCTATTAATGGACTAAACTTTGGTATAGATTTTAAAGGTGGTACAAAGGTTTTAATTGACTTTAGAAAAGATTTTTCTAAGTTAGAGGTTGAGGAAGAAATAATAAAAAGGTATGCTAATGATGCAGTTGCAACTAAGGTAGAAGGCAGTCAATTAGAAATAAAAAGTAATAACTTGGATACGGAAAAGGTTTCAGAAATGTTTAAAGAGATAAAAGATAAGTACTCTTTAGAAGATAGTGCATTAGTATCTCAAGAGGAAATAGGAGCATCTATAGGTAAAGAACTTACCAAAAAGTCTATAATAGCTTTATTAGTAGCAACAATTGGAATGCTTGTTTATGTAAGGATAAGATTTGAACTTAGTTTTGCACTAGCGGCTATATTAGCTCTTTTCCATGATGTTATTATAACTTTGGGGATTTATTCAGTATTTAAATTACCTGTAAATTCACCTTTTATTGCAGCAATTCTTACAATAGTAGGATACTCAATAAATGATACTATTGTAATATTTGATAGAATAAGAGAAAATCTTAAAATTATGAGAAGAAAAGATATTAGAGAGGTAGCAGATGCAAGTATAAACCAAACACTTACTAGATCAATTAATACAGTTTTAACTACTTTAATAACAATAGTTAGTGTTTATATATTTGTGCCAGCGGTTAGAGAATTTACATTCCCTATAACTATAGGAATACTTTGGGGATCTTATTCTTCGATTTTTGTTGCAAGTCCATTATGGGTAGTATTTAAAAGAAAATTTAATAAATAA
- a CDS encoding MBL fold metallo-hydrolase — protein sequence MIIKRIPAGVYAANCYVIMDESTKEAVVLDPGGDEDDITSSIEQLGAKIKYILLTHGHVDHTGGVIKLKDEYKCKVGINQMDEELMINGAYMFGELENHEQVDLLLKDGDIISFGDKKIVVLETPGHTPGGVSFLVEDKVFTGDTLFAGSIGRTDLTGGDFETIIDSIKTKLMVLKEQTIVYPGHGSESSIGIEKKSNPFL from the coding sequence ATGATAATAAAAAGAATACCTGCAGGAGTTTATGCTGCTAATTGTTATGTGATTATGGATGAATCTACTAAAGAAGCTGTAGTTTTAGATCCCGGGGGTGATGAAGATGATATTACGTCATCAATAGAACAACTAGGTGCTAAGATAAAATATATCTTACTTACTCATGGACATGTAGATCATACTGGTGGGGTTATAAAGCTTAAGGATGAATATAAATGCAAAGTAGGAATAAACCAAATGGATGAAGAATTAATGATTAATGGTGCCTATATGTTTGGAGAGCTTGAAAATCATGAACAGGTTGACCTTCTATTAAAAGATGGAGATATTATATCTTTTGGAGATAAGAAAATAGTAGTTTTAGAAACACCAGGTCATACTCCAGGGGGAGTGAGCTTTTTAGTAGAAGATAAGGTTTTTACAGGAGATACCCTTTTTGCTGGCTCCATAGGAAGAACAGATTTAACTGGTGGAGACTTTGAAACTATAATAGATAGTATAAAGACTAAGTTAATGGTCTTAAAAGAACAAACTATAGTCTACCCAGGTCATGGATCTGAATCTAGCATTGGAATAGAGAAGAAAAGCAATCCATTTTTATAA